A DNA window from Parcubacteria group bacterium contains the following coding sequences:
- the rplJ gene encoding 50S ribosomal protein L10, which translates to MQTKKQKKQIVEEIVSKVKEAKAVVFSDFKGVKVKDLTLLKKELRKEGVDFKVSKKTLINIAFKEAGIEVDTKKMEGQVAVSISTKDEVSAAKIIEKFAKTNQNLKILGGILENKLMSIEQVKALAKLPNKEEMLGMLVGTIKAPISGFVNVCAGNLRGLVQVLKGISESKN; encoded by the coding sequence ATGCAAACTAAAAAGCAAAAGAAACAAATAGTTGAAGAAATAGTTTCTAAAGTAAAAGAAGCCAAGGCGGTTGTCTTTTCTGATTTCAAGGGAGTAAAAGTCAAGGATTTGACCTTGCTCAAGAAAGAGCTCAGGAAAGAAGGGGTGGATTTCAAGGTTTCCAAGAAGACTTTGATAAACATTGCTTTCAAGGAAGCTGGAATCGAAGTCGATACCAAAAAAATGGAAGGGCAAGTGGCAGTTTCAATTTCGACTAAGGACGAAGTATCGGCAGCAAAAATTATTGAAAAGTTTGCCAAAACCAATCAGAATCTAAAAATTTTGGGAGGGATTTTGGAAAACAAGTTAATGAGCATTGAGCAGGTGAAAGCTTTGGCCAAGCTTCCAAACAAGGAAGAGATGCTAGGAATGTTGGTCGGAACCATCAAGGCTCCGATTTCCGGATTCGTGAATGTCTGTGCCGGAAATCTTCGGGGATTAGTGCAGGTTTTGAAGGGTATTAGTGAAAGTAAAAATTAA
- the rplL gene encoding 50S ribosomal protein L7/L12 → MGDEKKEVIIPEKFKSIVSEIEKMSVLDLSELVKVLEDKFGVSAAAPMMMGGAMPGAVAEAVEEKTEFDVEITAAGAQKINAIKAVREITGLGLKEAKDLVDGAPKVIKEKVTKAQAEEFKKKLEDAGATVVLK, encoded by the coding sequence ATGGGAGACGAGAAAAAAGAGGTAATTATACCGGAAAAATTCAAATCCATTGTTTCTGAAATAGAAAAAATGAGCGTTTTGGATCTTTCTGAATTGGTAAAAGTTCTCGAAGATAAATTCGGAGTAAGCGCAGCCGCTCCTATGATGATGGGAGGAGCTATGCCGGGAGCTGTCGCTGAAGCTGTCGAAGAAAAAACTGAATTCGACGTAGAAATTACTGCCGCTGGAGCGCAAAAGATTAATGCTATTAAAGCTGTCCGAGAAATTACTGGATTGGGACTCAAGGAAGCCAAAGACTTGGTTGATGGAGCTCCAAAAGTAATCAAAGAAAAAGTTACCAAAGCCCAGGCTGAAGAATTCAAGAAAAAGCTTGAAGATGCCGGAGCAACCGTAGTACTCAAATAG